In the genome of Streptomyces sp. NBC_00259, the window CCGTCAGCGGCTGACCTCGTGCGACGTGAAGGACCGGGCCGCCCCAGCCGGGGCCCGGTCCTTCCGCACGAGGGGGTACCGTCCGGCGTCTCCAGGTAAAGTGCACAGACCAGCAGGCCGCAGCCATCGCAGGGCGCGTGCCGACGCTAGCCGACCGAGCGGCACCTGTCGTTGCCCGCAAGGAGTGATGGAGGGCCCTCTCGTGCTGACGCAGACCACCACTCGGGTCCTCGACCCCGGCGATCTCGGCGCCGCCCTCGCCGTCCTGGAGAGCGACCCCGTCACCAACGCCTTCGTCACCGCCCGGGTCCAGGTCGCCGGCCTCGACCCCTGGCGCCTCGGCGGCGAGATGTGGGGCTGGTACAGCGACGGAATGCTCCGCTCGCTCTGCTACTCCGGCGCCAACCTCGTCCCCATCTGCGCCACCCCCGAGGCCGTCCGCGCCTTCGCCGACCGCGCCCGCAGGACCGGCCGCCGCTGCTCCTCCATCGTCGGACCGGCCGAGACCACCGCCGCCCTGTGGCAGCTGCTGGAGCCCAGCTGGGGACCGGCCCGCGAGGTCCGCTCCCGCCAGCCGCTCATGATCACCGAGTCCATGCCCCCGGACGTCGCGCCCGACCCGTACGTCCGGCGCATCCGCAAGGACGAGATGGACGTGATCATGCCCGCCTGCGTGGCCATGTTCACGGAGGAGGTCGGGGTGTCCCCGCTGGCCGGCGACGGCGGACTGCTCTACCAGGCCCGCGTCGCCGAACTCGTGGGTGCCGGCCGCTCCTTCGCTCGTATCGACGACGGCCGGGTCGTGTTCAAGGCCGAGATCGGCGCGGCCACTCCACTGGCCTGCCAGATCCAGGGCGTCTGGGTCGACCCCGCGTTCCGCGGCCGCGGCCTCTCCGAGACCGGGATGGCGGCCGTGATCCGCTACGCCCTCGCCGAAGTCGCACCGGTGGTCAGCCTGTACGTCAACGACTACAACACCGCGGCCCGCGCGGCGTACCGACGTGTCGGATTCCGCGAGGTCGGTGCGTTCATGAGCGTGCTGTTCTGAGCGGCTGACGGCGAAGTAGGGTTCCCGCATGGAACACGATGTCGAGGTCGCTCCGGTCAACCTCGCCGCACGCGTGGACGACGCCCTCGCCGTGCAGGCCCTCGCTTTCGGGCTCACCGAGGACGAGATCGGGATCCGTCGCCATATCGTGCTCCGGCATCTGCTCTGCCCCGGCGCCCACGCCCTCGGAGCGACGACGCCAGAGGGCCGTCTGGTGGGCTTCGTCTACGGCATGCCGAACGACCGCACCCACTGGTGGTCCACCGTCGTCGAGCCGTACCTCCGCGGCAACGGCTGCGACGACTGGCTGGACGACTCCTTCGTGATCACCGAGCTGCACGTCCACCCGGCGTACCAGGGGCGAGGCATCGGCCGCTCGCTGATCACCACCATCACGGACGGCGCCTCCCAGCCCCGCTCCATCCTCTCCGCGATCGACGTGGAGAGCCCGGCGCGCGGACTGTACCGGGCGCTCGGCTACGAGGACCTGGCCCGCCAGGTCCTGTTCCCCAGCGCACCGAAGCCGTACGCGGTGATGGGGGCGCCGCTTCCGCTGATGCGGGGCGCGTGAACGCGGAACTGATTTCCGCCCGCTGGCACCGCCCGGCTAACCTCCTGCACATCACCCTTCCTTGCACGCAGGAGTTAACCCATGGCAGCCCAGGTCCAGCGCATGTCCCGTCTGATGGTCAAGACACTGCGCGACGACCCGGCGGACGCCGAGACGCTCAGCCACAAGCTGCTGGTCCGCGCGGGCTTCGTCCGTCGCAACGCGGCGGGCATCTGGAGCTGGCTGCCGCTCGGCATGCGGGTCCTGGAGAACGTCGCCCGCGTCGTCCGTGAGGAGATGGACGCCATCGGCGCCCAGGAGGTGCTGCTGCCGGCCCTGCTGCCCAAGGAGCCGTACGAGGCGACCGGGCGCTGGGAGGAGTACGGCGCCGAGCTGTTCCGCCTCCAGGACCGCAAGGGCGCGGACTACCTCCTCGGTCCCACCCACGAGGAGATCTTCACCCAGCTGGTCAAGGACCAGTGCACCTCGTACAAGGACCTCCCGGTCATCCTGTACCAGATCCAGACGAAGTACCGCGACGAGGCCCGTCCGCGCTCGGGCATCCTGCGCGGCCGTGAGTTCCAGATGAAGGACTCCTACTCCTTCGACACCTCCGACGAGGGCCTGGCGGAGTCCTACCGGCTGCACCGCGAGGCCTACATCAAGATCTTCCAGCGCCTCGGCCTGGAGCACCGCATCGTCTCCGCCGTCTCCGGCGCGATGGGCGGCTCGGCGTCCGAGGAGTTCCTGGCCCCGGCGCCCGCGGGCGAGGACACCTTCGTCTACTGCCCCTCCTGCGACTACGCGGCGAACACGGAGGCCGTCACCTTCGCGCTGAAGCCCGCCTCCGGTGAGCACGGCCCCGTCGAGGAGCTGGACACCCCCGACACCCCCACCATCGAGTCGCTCGCCGAGCACCTGGGCGTGCCGGCGTCCGCCACGCTCAAGAACCTCCTCGTGAAGGTCGACGGCGAGATCGTCGCGGTCGGCGTGCCCGGTGACCGCGAGGTCGACCTCGGCAAGCTCACCGACCACCTCGCACCGGCCACCGTCGAGCTGGTCACGGCGGAGGACTTCGTGGGCCGCCCCGACCTGGTGCGCGGCTACGTCGGCCCGCAGGGCCTGGAGAAGGTCCGCTACATCGCGGACCCGCGCGTCGCGCCGGGCACCGCGTGGATCACCGGCGCCAACAAGCCGGACACGCACGCCCGCAACGTCGTGGCCGGCCGTGACTTCGAGGTCGACGACCACCTCGACGTGGTCGTCGTCGAGGACGGCGACCCGTGCCCGTCCTGCGGCACCGGGCTGAAGCTCGACCGCGCGATCGAGATCGGCCACATCTTCCAGCTCGGCCGCAAGTACGCGGACGCCTTCCAGCTCGACGTTCTGGGCCAGAACGGCAAGCCGGTCCGCGTGACCATGGGCTCGTACGGCATCGGCGTCTCCCGCGCCGTCGCCGCGCTGGCCGAGCAGCACGCCGACGAGCAGGGCCTGTGCTGGCCGGGCGAGGTCGCCCCGGCGGACGTCCACGTCGTCGCCGCGGGCAAGGCGCTCCAGACCGAACTCGCGCTCGACGTCGCGGAGAAGCTGGGCGCGGCGGGCGTACGCGTGCTGGTGGACGACCGGGCCGGGGTCTCCCCGGGCGTGAAGTTCACCGACGCGGAGCTGATCGGCGTCCCGAAGATCCTGGTCGCGGGCCGCCGCTCGGGCGAGGGCGTCGTCGAACTCAAGGACCGCCGTACGGGCGAGCGCGAGGAACTCACCGTCGCCGAGGCCCTGGCCCGCCTCACGTCCTGACCTCCGTCCCACGGCGCCCGGCTCTGTCCCGGGCGCCACGGGCCGTACCACCCACCACTCCCCGGCATGCGGACGTACGACGGCCCCGTGCCCGGCAGCGCCCCGTGGGTCCCGCGCGAGGCCGCGTCCGGTGCGTGCTGTCGAAAGGCGGCGAGGGTAGCCCCGGCCGAGGCTGGCGGAGGTCGTCCGCGTCCCGCACGTACGGGATGATCCCGGCAACGCGCCACGGGGG includes:
- a CDS encoding GNAT family N-acetyltransferase; translation: MLTQTTTRVLDPGDLGAALAVLESDPVTNAFVTARVQVAGLDPWRLGGEMWGWYSDGMLRSLCYSGANLVPICATPEAVRAFADRARRTGRRCSSIVGPAETTAALWQLLEPSWGPAREVRSRQPLMITESMPPDVAPDPYVRRIRKDEMDVIMPACVAMFTEEVGVSPLAGDGGLLYQARVAELVGAGRSFARIDDGRVVFKAEIGAATPLACQIQGVWVDPAFRGRGLSETGMAAVIRYALAEVAPVVSLYVNDYNTAARAAYRRVGFREVGAFMSVLF
- a CDS encoding GNAT family N-acetyltransferase produces the protein MEHDVEVAPVNLAARVDDALAVQALAFGLTEDEIGIRRHIVLRHLLCPGAHALGATTPEGRLVGFVYGMPNDRTHWWSTVVEPYLRGNGCDDWLDDSFVITELHVHPAYQGRGIGRSLITTITDGASQPRSILSAIDVESPARGLYRALGYEDLARQVLFPSAPKPYAVMGAPLPLMRGA
- a CDS encoding proline--tRNA ligase, with amino-acid sequence MAAQVQRMSRLMVKTLRDDPADAETLSHKLLVRAGFVRRNAAGIWSWLPLGMRVLENVARVVREEMDAIGAQEVLLPALLPKEPYEATGRWEEYGAELFRLQDRKGADYLLGPTHEEIFTQLVKDQCTSYKDLPVILYQIQTKYRDEARPRSGILRGREFQMKDSYSFDTSDEGLAESYRLHREAYIKIFQRLGLEHRIVSAVSGAMGGSASEEFLAPAPAGEDTFVYCPSCDYAANTEAVTFALKPASGEHGPVEELDTPDTPTIESLAEHLGVPASATLKNLLVKVDGEIVAVGVPGDREVDLGKLTDHLAPATVELVTAEDFVGRPDLVRGYVGPQGLEKVRYIADPRVAPGTAWITGANKPDTHARNVVAGRDFEVDDHLDVVVVEDGDPCPSCGTGLKLDRAIEIGHIFQLGRKYADAFQLDVLGQNGKPVRVTMGSYGIGVSRAVAALAEQHADEQGLCWPGEVAPADVHVVAAGKALQTELALDVAEKLGAAGVRVLVDDRAGVSPGVKFTDAELIGVPKILVAGRRSGEGVVELKDRRTGEREELTVAEALARLTS